One genomic region from Natrinema caseinilyticum encodes:
- the msrB gene encoding peptide-methionine (R)-S-oxide reductase MsrB → MSNETNRVPASDEEWREELSDEEYRILREAGTEPPFSGEFVEHTDAGTYVCAGCSAELFDSETKFESGCGWPSFYDVDGDRVETRLDTSHGMRRTEVLCANCEGHLGHVFEDGPEPTGKRYCINSVALGFDDS, encoded by the coding sequence ATGAGCAACGAGACAAATCGCGTCCCGGCGAGCGACGAGGAGTGGCGCGAGGAATTAAGCGACGAGGAGTACCGAATCCTCCGCGAGGCCGGCACAGAGCCGCCCTTTAGCGGCGAGTTCGTCGAGCATACCGACGCGGGGACGTACGTCTGTGCGGGCTGCAGTGCCGAACTGTTCGATTCCGAAACGAAGTTCGAGTCAGGATGCGGCTGGCCGAGTTTCTACGACGTCGACGGCGACCGTGTCGAGACTCGACTCGACACGAGCCACGGCATGCGCCGAACCGAGGTGCTGTGTGCAAACTGCGAGGGTCACCTCGGTCACGTTTTCGAGGACGGCCCCGAACCGACGGGCAAACGATACTGCATCAACTCGGTCGCCCTCGGATTCGACGACTCCTGA
- a CDS encoding bacterio-opsin activator domain-containing protein translates to MDIRHDLAAAALETLPITVAIIDNDGEILLTNRSWREFGSSDGTVDHVGRNYLATTAVDDDEYAERALTGIESVLAGGQESFSMEYPCHSPDEKRWFLMRVNRFSHDGERLASLVHLEITERKLAEIAAAETAQELRQERQALEHVLERVDGLVQDVTDAAVGAGTRAEIERDVCQRLVETEPYVLAWIGRVDVTNRRLSPREWAGENESPLEDGELVLETDDAHPAVRALSTGDPQTIQDITSFDDADQWWPTGAEEQFQSVAALPVAYGDVVYGVLVVFAGEPDAFDERELLVLESLSGTVATAMNALEARRMLTSETVVAIEVAIEDPSLFVTKLADEIDAAISYRGQTYDRDGTPIVFLTADRGVSTDDLSAAVDDDRTVTILSDADDSTVLEVTAPNGLITALNEHGAVLRECSVSGGIADLAIELPDGRSARSVYDLLERRYDRVELVSYHEREERAQAPRDLTARLESSLTDRQLTALRTAYYANYFEWPRDVSGEELAESMDISRSTFHQHLRTAQRKLLDELFE, encoded by the coding sequence ATGGATATCCGCCACGATCTCGCCGCAGCGGCCCTCGAGACGCTCCCGATCACCGTGGCCATCATCGACAACGACGGCGAGATTCTACTGACCAATCGATCCTGGCGCGAGTTCGGGTCGAGCGACGGGACGGTCGACCACGTCGGCCGCAACTACCTCGCGACGACGGCCGTCGACGACGACGAGTACGCCGAGCGGGCGTTGACCGGCATCGAGTCCGTACTCGCGGGCGGTCAGGAATCGTTCTCGATGGAGTATCCGTGTCACTCGCCCGATGAAAAGCGCTGGTTTTTGATGCGGGTCAATCGATTCAGCCACGACGGCGAGCGACTGGCCTCGCTCGTCCACCTCGAGATCACCGAGCGAAAACTCGCGGAGATCGCGGCCGCGGAGACCGCCCAGGAACTACGCCAGGAGCGCCAGGCGCTCGAACACGTCCTGGAGCGCGTCGACGGACTGGTCCAGGACGTTACCGACGCCGCCGTCGGCGCGGGGACGAGAGCGGAGATCGAACGCGACGTCTGTCAGCGACTCGTCGAGACCGAACCCTACGTTCTCGCTTGGATCGGCCGCGTCGACGTCACGAATCGACGATTGTCGCCTCGGGAGTGGGCCGGCGAGAACGAGAGTCCCCTCGAGGACGGTGAACTCGTCCTGGAGACCGACGACGCCCACCCCGCCGTCCGGGCGCTGTCGACCGGCGACCCGCAGACGATTCAAGACATCACGTCGTTCGACGATGCGGACCAGTGGTGGCCGACGGGAGCCGAGGAGCAGTTCCAGTCCGTCGCCGCACTCCCTGTCGCATACGGTGACGTCGTCTACGGCGTCCTCGTCGTGTTCGCCGGCGAACCCGACGCGTTCGACGAGCGCGAACTCCTCGTCCTCGAGTCGCTTTCCGGAACGGTCGCGACCGCGATGAACGCACTCGAGGCCAGGCGAATGCTGACGAGCGAAACCGTGGTCGCCATCGAGGTCGCGATCGAGGATCCGTCGCTGTTCGTCACGAAGCTGGCGGACGAAATCGACGCCGCGATCAGCTACCGCGGGCAGACGTACGACCGCGACGGCACGCCGATCGTCTTCCTCACCGCCGACCGCGGCGTCTCCACCGACGACCTGTCCGCTGCGGTCGACGACGATCGAACCGTAACGATCCTCTCGGATGCGGACGACAGCACCGTCCTCGAGGTCACCGCCCCGAACGGACTGATAACGGCGCTGAACGAACACGGCGCGGTGCTCAGAGAGTGTTCGGTTTCCGGCGGGATCGCCGACCTCGCGATCGAACTGCCGGACGGACGGTCCGCGCGGTCGGTCTACGATCTGCTCGAGCGACGGTACGACCGCGTGGAACTGGTCAGCTACCACGAACGGGAAGAGCGTGCGCAGGCGCCGCGGGATCTGACAGCGCGACTCGAATCGTCCCTGACGGACCGCCAACTTACGGCCCTCCGGACGGCCTACTACGCCAACTACTTCGAATGGCCTCGCGACGTGTCGGGCGAGGAACTGGCCGAGTCGATGGATATCTCCCGGTCGACGTTTCACCAGCACTTGCGGACCGCTCAGCGAAAACTGCTCGACGAACTCTTCGAGTGA
- a CDS encoding carboxypeptidase-like regulatory domain-containing protein encodes MEIGTVTDHTGERVAIYPPADGEITVTEGGDSVESASVTFTKRGDDRAAATGTTDGDGVFAVTGLETGYYDVVVRKPGFYEESTTVDLETADGTTIDIDPGTAEVTFTVTDGYLDQSLEVDVTILKDGERDSTVSTNQNGQRSIDLAVNTEYSVRIEREGYGEHERKLTVNETDTSRTYQIERTPSLSLEVTNDRIILGETVGVTVTDEYGDPVDGTSVRIDGTDVATTDAAGMAAVPIEAAGSLDLTAAVDGTTSNAVTVEGVDADGTGDDGEEIENTSTGSEEPASEDGVPGFGAPAALVAGAALVGGLAVRRRG; translated from the coding sequence ATGGAAATCGGAACGGTGACCGATCACACGGGCGAACGAGTCGCGATCTATCCGCCGGCGGACGGCGAAATCACGGTCACTGAGGGCGGCGATTCGGTCGAAAGTGCGTCGGTCACGTTCACGAAACGCGGCGACGACCGCGCAGCGGCAACGGGGACGACCGACGGCGACGGTGTCTTCGCGGTTACCGGACTCGAGACGGGGTATTACGACGTCGTCGTCCGCAAACCCGGTTTCTACGAGGAATCGACCACCGTCGATCTCGAAACGGCCGACGGGACGACGATCGACATCGATCCGGGAACCGCGGAGGTCACGTTTACCGTGACCGACGGCTACCTCGATCAGTCGCTCGAGGTCGACGTCACGATCCTGAAAGACGGCGAACGTGACTCGACCGTGTCGACGAACCAAAACGGCCAGCGAAGCATCGACCTGGCCGTCAATACCGAGTATTCGGTCCGAATCGAACGCGAGGGCTACGGCGAACACGAGCGGAAACTGACGGTCAATGAAACCGACACGAGCCGCACGTACCAGATCGAACGGACGCCGTCGCTGTCTCTCGAGGTCACGAACGATCGCATCATCCTCGGCGAGACCGTCGGCGTTACCGTTACCGACGAATACGGCGACCCCGTCGACGGAACGTCCGTTCGAATCGATGGGACGGACGTCGCCACGACCGACGCAGCCGGCATGGCGGCAGTTCCGATCGAGGCGGCGGGGTCGCTCGATCTCACGGCGGCGGTCGACGGGACGACGTCCAACGCGGTCACCGTGGAAGGTGTCGACGCGGACGGAACCGGTGACGACGGTGAGGAGATCGAGAACACGAGTACCGGTTCCGAGGAACCGGCATCGGAAGACGGCGTCCCCGGATTCGGCGCACCGGCGGCCCTCGTCGCAGGTGCTGCACTCGTCGGCGGACTCGCGGTCCGTCGTCGTGGATAA
- a CDS encoding phytoene/squalene synthase family protein, producing the protein MQQEHINASKAIQKRTGKTFYLATRFLPERVRRATHVLYAFFRIADEVVDDADGVDSETQRAQLEHLRAQALGEKPADDPVLEAFQELRERYGITDEEVDTFIDAMATDIETSRYETYADLESYMRGSAASVGVMMTAIMEPDAEETALPHAVKLGEAFQMTNFLRDVREDVLERDRIYVPQETLREHDVDPAQIERLEYSDSFAAAMASELQRTEALYREGVAGIRYLPEDCQLPVLLAAVLYAEHHTVIRNQEYDVLSSEPSLSTARKLWCLAKTRWHWHWNRDPEAVFQRVSAVPTAEPGRRGPEHGDRVPTR; encoded by the coding sequence ATGCAACAGGAACACATCAACGCAAGCAAAGCGATACAGAAGCGGACCGGGAAGACGTTCTATCTCGCGACGCGGTTTCTCCCCGAGCGAGTGCGACGCGCCACGCACGTCCTCTACGCGTTCTTCCGGATCGCCGACGAGGTCGTCGACGACGCCGACGGTGTCGACTCCGAGACCCAGCGGGCCCAACTCGAGCACCTTCGGGCCCAGGCGCTAGGCGAGAAACCGGCCGACGATCCCGTTCTCGAGGCGTTCCAGGAACTCCGGGAGCGATACGGGATTACCGACGAGGAGGTCGACACCTTCATCGACGCGATGGCGACCGACATCGAGACGAGCCGATACGAGACGTACGCCGATCTCGAGTCCTACATGCGGGGGTCGGCCGCCTCCGTCGGCGTCATGATGACCGCGATCATGGAACCCGATGCCGAGGAGACCGCGCTTCCCCACGCCGTCAAACTCGGTGAGGCCTTCCAGATGACGAACTTCCTGCGAGACGTTCGGGAGGACGTTCTCGAGCGCGATCGGATCTACGTCCCCCAGGAGACGCTCCGGGAACACGACGTCGATCCCGCACAGATCGAACGGCTCGAGTACTCCGATTCGTTCGCGGCGGCGATGGCCAGCGAACTACAGCGAACGGAAGCCCTCTACCGGGAGGGCGTCGCCGGGATACGGTATCTTCCCGAGGACTGCCAGCTTCCGGTCTTGCTGGCGGCGGTCCTCTACGCCGAACACCACACCGTGATTCGGAACCAGGAGTACGACGTCCTCTCGAGCGAACCGTCGCTGTCGACCGCTCGGAAACTGTGGTGTCTCGCGAAGACGCGCTGGCACTGGCACTGGAACCGCGATCCGGAAGCGGTGTTCCAGCGGGTGTCTGCGGTCCCGACGGCCGAACCCGGCCGGCGCGGTCCGGAACACGGAGACCGCGTTCCGACGCGGTAG